DNA from Odocoileus virginianus isolate 20LAN1187 ecotype Illinois chromosome 25, Ovbor_1.2, whole genome shotgun sequence:
CAATAGCTAGGAGCTTGAAAGTGTTGAAGGGCAGCCAGGAGAGGACAAAGGCTGCCACAACGATAAAGATGATCTTTATGGACTTTCTCAGCTTTTTGTTGTGCTTTCCCGAATGCTGGTAATGGACACACAGCTTCCTTGTGATGCAACAATAGCAGGTCACAATGCTCACCAAAGGGGCAAAAAAGGTCAAAATTAAGGCCACCAGGGCCCACGTCAGTTTGCTGGGAGTGGCCCTCTCCTCTGCACAGTATGGTTTACCCTCAATCAGGGTAAGCTCCCGGGACAGAAGGGTAGGCAACCCCAGGAGGCAGGAGACAAACCAGACGCTGGCACAGACGGCGTAGGCACAGTCTCTCCGCCTGACTTTCCTGGATACAGCGGGACACACAATGGCCAGGTAGCGGTCCACGCTCATGCAGGTGAGCAAGAAGACATTGCAGTGCATGTTGACTGAGATCACGTAGGAGCTTCCTTTGCACAGGAAAGAGCCTGTCCTCCACAGCCCCAGAGATGCTTCTTTATCCACCCAGAGAGGCAAGGTGATGACGAAGATGAAGTCGGAGGCAGCCAGGTTGATGATAAAGATGTCAATCAGTCTTCGGCTGCCCCGTTTGAAATGCAGTGCGCTCATGAGAATGAGGTTCCCGGACACTCCAATCAGGAACACAGCTGTGTAGAAGACCGGAAGGAAGACTGATGTATAAGGAACATGGGAGTGGGTCTCTTCAATATCAGGATTGTGACTTGTAACAAAAAAATATTCCAAGTAAACTGGGGTTGCTTCTGGGTCCATCACTGGGTCCATCAGCTGCCAAATCTGGTAAGTTTCCTAACCTAGGAAATTTCTgttatgtattttagaaaaattctcaAGGCAGCTTCTTTTATATAGTGTCTGCctcttccccctgccccacccccttccttAAAAGATCTTGGGACAAGCATaaaaacagagattaaaaaacataGTTTCTACCAACCCTCTGAGAGGGCCCACAAGGAACACCACCCTGATAGGTGCTGGGTGGTTGTGGTTATGGTTTGCTTTATTTGCATTTGCCCaggaggtggctcagatggtgaagaatctgcctgcaatgcaggagactcaggttcaatgcctgggttaggaagatctcctggaggagggcgtggcaaccactccaggaattctcttgcctggagaattccatgggcggaggcgcctggagggctacagtccatggggtctgcaaagagccaggcacgactgaacaactaatacaccccacacacacacacacacacacacacacacacacacagaaaactgaGGTGCTCTTTGGCTTTTTTCTTCAAGGTattcaatttatttctttaaatccaGCAGTTAGGAGACGAATTAACTTTTTTTCTCCTACCTACTTTAATTTAAAGACATCTTTGCTTTTCTAACATTGAGAATCCTTTTGATCTAGCCTTCTGTTTCACAGACgagattttgttttacttttagaattttaaggTGGTGATGCTCAAGGTACTCTTTTCAATTGTATCGTTGGTGGAATATGAAGACTTTTCAATAGCCTTCCATTGCATGGAGAGTAAACTGAAATTTTCCCAGATAATACCAGTCTGCATCTATGGCAAACATTATGATTCCAGctagtttcttttaatttatttggctcttTCAGTTCATGCATAATAGATTCTGTCTTGttcagtaagtttttaaaaatacccaaaTGCTGGGACCATGTCTTGTGTTTGTATTATTACTTAAAGTGTTTTTCACTGCAATTAGCATAGTACCTTGCACCTAGTAGGTGTTTTAGAAATGTTACTTTGATCCAGTATAATTTAGCAAGGATGAATTCATTGGGGTTTAATTGCAGGCACTGTTGTTATTTATGCAGCTTACAAACACAGATTTAAAAGCCACAAACTgctatttttccattgttttctgttACTGTAATTCGACCAACACGGTTTCCTTTTGTTAGCATTAATATCCTTGAATAATATCCTTGAAGGAATTCTCCTTATGAACCCTCAAATAACTATCCTCCACCAGTCTCTACATTCCCTCTTGTGTACTCCTTTTTACACTTCAATTTGataggactgattttttttagcTTCTGAACTCTGACTTTTCGATAAGTGCCTCCACACATCAGTGAACTTCCCTTTTGGGATGACTGACTTGGCAATGGACAACCATATGTTAGTTGACACTACGATGCAGTGGCCAGTATAAAAGGAAAGCACTACAGAAGGAAGATTTGAGGTTCATTCAAAACACTTGAGGGTCAGCCTAGTAGCAGAAGGATTCTatcatatttttctctcatcTGTTCCCCTTTGTTTAGAAAGACCATAGTGAAACACGACAAATTCTGAAGCCGACTCCTATTTcaattctttactggctgaagTAGCTCAAGGCTCCCTCCCACTCTTGTGTCCTTCTCACTGTCCCTCCATCTCATGTCACCCTCAAAATTACAGTTTTGGGTTGATATTACCATtgcatagaagaaaatataatagcTAAACATTCGAAGTCCTTTCCACTGAATTTGTGTTCCTTCCATAATTAATTAACATGCTGTAAAGAACGATCCTGCCTGCTGGGTTCCCTCCTGCCATGTTCGATTGCCATGTTCTATTCTGTCTCAGGCCTGCAGTCTGGGTCAGGGAAGGGGGAGGGCTCCCCTGATCTGGGGCAGCTCCAAAAAGTCACCAGGGAGTTGATTTACGGGCCTCAGTCTGTCTTCTTTTGTGTCCTAGGCTGCTCTGCCTTGTCCTGGGGGAGTGTGGGAGGCCATATCCTTCCCTAAGTATAGGCTGCAGAGGAAATCTGCTAATTAACTTTTTGACATTTCTGGGATAGAAATCTTTCCCACTGGGCAAGccttaaatatttaatagaataaCTCAGCCTGTCAGTTTGAAGTAGGACAATGTTTACTTGAAAAGGACTGATGAAGTAAACGTAAAAGATTCAAGTATTTAaacacaatgtgtgtgtgtgtgtttgcattaaagaagcaattatatatatatagatattttaaagtttacttgTAAATGTACCTTAATTGTACTATTAGAATTTCACATTCTTCAGCCAGAAGTTCTGCTATTTAAAGAGACAATGTTGATTGTAGGcgtaaaatattaaacaaattttaGATATATCTCAGGAATTCCGCATACAATTATTGTAACAATGGAAAAGAGTTTAGGCTCATACTCCAGAGGATCACATCTGGCTGTACATTTATTCTTCAGgcctaaaattttctttcagcaTTCCAAAGTTGTTGGCCTGCTGATGTCAATTATCTCAAATAAGTCTGACTTCCTCAGTAAACTTTGAAGCAGCTGTAGGCAAAATGATTTGCTTTATCATACAGTCACTTTGGATTATGGTAATTAGTGGTAGAATGCTGCAGTGTGAGAATGCCCATCACAGATCAGCAGTATTTTGGAACCTGAGTTAGAAAATTGTTTTGAGCCAAAAAAGGGAACAAATTGCATACTGTgagcgtgcatgctaagttgcttcagtcatgtccagctgtgaCCCTAAGGACCCtgctttctggttcctctgtccatgggattctccagacaaaaatactggattgagtggccatgccctcatccaggagatcttccagacccacagAGATCTAAccgagtctcctgcagctccagcaggacaggcaaattctttcccgctgagctaccagggaagaccaaacaGCATAGTTCTGGCCTTTTAATAACTCAAAGAGTATAAAGCTGTTATAAGACAGAACCCACAATAAAAGCTGACTAGATAGAGTAGGAGAGGTCATAGTTCTAAATAAGTCCTCAGTGACGATCATTTTTAACCTTGAATGCCCTTTGAAATAAACATGAAGAAACCAAATAGACCAAAACTCAAAAACAACACTGGACAccataagcatatgaaaaggcaGTATGAACAGGTGAtgaccagaaaaaaaacaaaacaaaacaaaaaagagtaagCTATAAATGTCAGTAACTGAATTACAGCACACATGTCACCTcttaagaattatttttccagaaaagatATACCCCCTCCCTCATCCTTTTGGATAACAGAGATGATTGCCTACACCTTTGTATGGTCTAAGACCTTTCACAGTCCTACTTGTAAACTACTTATTACCTCATTTCACATGGTAAGTTGTTTTGGTGTCTGACCTCCTGAGCTGGTCATGAGCAACTTAAATGCAGAGACCATCTGATATCATTCCACTGGCCTCAAGCTTATAGTAATTACTCAACTGTAGTCATTTTTTTGACCCCTTAAAGTCATTGTTTTGAATTTGTGGATGCTAGACCACATTATCTACATCAGAGTCCCCTGGGATACCTACTAAACTGTGGCTTTCTGAACCTGGTCCCAGAGCTATTGAATCAGAGTCTTTAAGAGTGGAGTCTAGGGCTTTAATAAACATTCCATGATTCTTAAACACACTAAAGTTTAGGGCCACTGTTGTAATTCACACATCTTAACCATCTTTATACattatgtttgttatttttttggctaatttttttaaaaagtttaaaaatcacctAAGAAGTTCGAACTTCTTAGAAATCTTCTGGCCTGGATCTCAGAAATTTTTAGGAATTAATTTAGACCTCTAAACCCTCCCTTACTCTGTGTCCTAATTCCTGAGATATGTTCAGAACTGGCTTGAATGttaaaaatggggagaaaataagCTTTTGTCCATGAAGCATCTGCCCGAGTGGCTCTACTATCATCATTCAGCCATAGCTGTGATTCACAGCCTCTGATTGGAGGTTTTGTGTGAATATAGCCACCCCAACTGGCACTGCGATATAttacttctgtttcttctctaTCAAGCATTCTGACCCCCATATTAGTTAGGATTCATTACATTACGTAGCAGATGGCCCAGCAGAAAGAAATCTCTTCATATATGCTGTACTGATTTGTCCCAGGGTAAATGACAAAGATCATGAAGCAAActatttgtttttcataaatCTTATCAGATAGAGTGATTGTTTATTCATCTGTTAGAAACACTTGTTTGTCCATTTCTTATTTGAGTATCATAACATGTATAACCATTTAAACAGTCCAGTTTAAGAGCTCTGTTTATactgagttatttattttttattctgacaGGAGAGTTAGTGCAATATAATGTACTATATCATGCCAAATTAAGTGGCACCTATTTGCTATTATCCCCAACTTcatttgttggatttttttctctcttggtaTCTCATATTTACCTAAACAGCAGTGACCGTAGTATTCTAGGCACCTACACTTCAGGCTTCTTCATAACTGTTGATTTAATCTGGGTTTAGGCTACGTACAgcaaaaattgtatttttgtcTCTGGTACCCAGCATATTGTCTGGCATGCAATTGGTGGTCAATAAGTGTTTGCAGAACTGGACTGAATTAGCTTGAGTTTTGAATCATCTGCGATGAATAAGTACTTTTCACAAACTTCTCTGACAGCTTCCATTTTCCATGATTACTGATTTTGTTGAAACAGCAAAGGTCTGAATTGCTGTATCTTTTCTAATCAGCAGGCATGCAGCTTTCATCCTTTTTCTTTGTCCATCTACATTTCCCACTCTGTCTTCTTATATTTTACTTCAGCTGGAGGTATAGGATACATGTATTTCCCAATGAAACTGCAATGCTGTGGACCTATAGCAACCATACTTCAGAGCTACACTTTCTTCTAGCAGAATTATAATTCATAAAACTGTACAGCTTTAAGTGATATTAGTGATCATCTAGCGCAACCA
Protein-coding regions in this window:
- the GPR15 gene encoding G-protein coupled receptor 15 — encoded protein: MDPVMDPEATPVYLEYFFVTSHNPDIEETHSHVPYTSVFLPVFYTAVFLIGVSGNLILMSALHFKRGSRRLIDIFIINLAASDFIFVITLPLWVDKEASLGLWRTGSFLCKGSSYVISVNMHCNVFLLTCMSVDRYLAIVCPAVSRKVRRRDCAYAVCASVWFVSCLLGLPTLLSRELTLIEGKPYCAEERATPSKLTWALVALILTFFAPLVSIVTCYCCITRKLCVHYQHSGKHNKKLRKSIKIIFIVVAAFVLSWLPFNTFKLLAIVSGLQEELYLSSAFLQRGMEVCGPLAFANSCVNPFIYYVFDGYIRRAIVRCLCPCLKNYDFGSSTETSDLTKALSNFIHAEDFARKRKRSVSL